The Cetobacterium ceti DNA segment AATTATTTTTTACCAATCCATTTATAAATTCCAATAAGCCATCCTTATTTGAAACAGAAACTAAAGCTCTTTTCATATCTCTCCCCCTACTATTTTTTCTATAACTTTAGGATAAATTCTATGTTCAACCCTATGAATTTCATTTTCTAATTCTTCCAAAGTCCATTTTATATTTATTTTTATTTTTTCTTGGTATATAATTTTTCCCGTATCTATTCCCTCATCTACAAAATGAATAGTTACTCCTGTTTCTTTTTCTCCCTTTTTATACACATCTTCAATGGCACTTTTCCCAGGAAAATTTGGTAAATATGATGGATGTATATTTATAATTTTATTTCTAAATTTATTTAAAAGTACTGGAGAAATTATTTTCATATATCCGCCTAAAATAATAAACTTTATTTCTTTTTTTTCTAAAATTTCTAAAATATGTTTCTCGTAAAGTTCTTTATTTTCAAATTTTTTTATATTTACATAAACTGTTTCTATTCCTAATTTTTTTCCTCTTTCAATTGCATAGGCATTTTTTCTATCTACTATAAGAATTTTTACTCTATATATTTCACTTTTATACTCAACTAAGTTTTGAAAATTACTTCCATTTCCCGATGCAAATACTGCCACATCTACCATTTTATTTCAACTCCAACTCCTTTTACTACCTCTCCTATAACACTTCCTTCTCCATTTAAAATATTTAAAACTTCCTTCACATCCTCTTTTCTCACAATTATCATAAATCCTATTCCCATATTGAAAATATTAAACATCTCGTCCCATTGTAAATTTCCATATTTTTTTAAAAATTTAAATATTTCTAAAATTTCAATATCCTTATAGTTAAATTGGGCACCTAACCCCTTAGGTAAAACCCTAGGAACATTCTCATAAAATCCTCCCCCTGTTATATGACACATTCCTCTTACTTCTATTTTTTCTAAAACTTTTTCAACTAGCTCAGTATATATTTTAGTTGGCTTTAATAATACCTCTCCTAACTCTTTATTAAATCCTTCGTAAATTTTTCTTAAATCTAAATCGTTGTCTTTTATTATTTTTCTAACTAAAGAATATCCATTTGAATGTATTCCTGAAGATTTTATTCCTATTATTATATCTCCACTTTCTATTTTTTCCCCTGTTATCATCTTACTTTTTTCTACAACACCCACTGCAAATCCAGCTAAATCATAATGATTTTCTTCATATACTCCTGGCATCTCTGCAGTTTCTCCTCCTATTAGAGCACATTTTCCTAAAATACAGCCATCACTTACCCCTCTTACTAAATCCTCTATTTTACTAGGATCATTTTTCCCTATTGCAATGTAATCTAAGAAAAATAATGGCTTAGCTCCTTGAACTAAAATATCATTTACACACATAGCTACTAAATCCTGTCCCAATGTATGATGAATATCTAGTTCAATTCCTAATTTTAATTTTGTTCCCACTCCATCTGTTCCACTTACTAAAATAGGCTCCTTATATTTCAATATAGATAAATCAAAAGCTCCCCCAAATGCTCCTAAACTATCCATAGCTCCCTTTATTTTAGTTCTTTCCACATGTTTTTTTATTCTTTTTACCCCTTCATATCCCGCTTCTAGATTAACTCCTGCTTCCATATATTTTTTACTCATTATCTCCTCCTAGTAATCCATAAACTTCTGTGGGATATTCCCCTGTAAAACATGCTAAACACAAATTTTTTCCAAAAGCTTTTTCCATTCCCTCAATAGATAAAAATTTTAAACTATCTGCCCCTATATATTCACAAAGTTCTTCTTCATTTAATCTATTACTTATTAATTCTTTTCTTGTAGATGTATCAACTCCATAAAAACATGGGCTAGTTATAGGAGCTGAACCTATTCTTACATGAACCTCCTTAGCTCCACACTCTCTTAAAATACTAACTATATATTTTGATGTAGTTCCTCTCACTATAGAGTCATCTACTAATATAACTTTTTTATCTCTTATAATAGATTCTAATCCTGAGAGTTTCATTCTAACCCCTCGTTCTCTTTCTTCTTGAGTTGGTTTTATAAAAGTTCTTCCCACATATCTATTTTTTATAAGACCCATTTCATAAGTTATTCCACTTTTATCACTGTATCCCATAGCAGATGAAAGGGAGGAATCTGGAACTCCTATTACAATATCTCCCTCAACAAAGGATTCCTGTGCTAAAATTTCTCCACTTTTTCTTCTAATACTATGAACATTTAAATTATTAATATTACTATCTGGTCTTGAAAAGTAAATATACTCCATTGCACACATTTTATTTTGAGTATCTTTTCTATATTTTTCACTTGAAATTTCCTCTTTTTTTATTTGAAGTATTTCTCCAGGCTCTAAAAATCTTAGGTACTTTCCACCCACTATATCAAAGGCTGAACTTTCAGAACTCAAAAGAAAACCTCCATTTAATTTACCTAAAGAAAGTGGACGAAGACCATTTTTATCTCTAATCCCATACATTGTATCCTCTGTTAAAATAATTATTGAAAAGGCTCCCTCTAATTTATTTAAAGCTTTTTTCACTCTTTCAATAAATATTCCCTCTTCCCTTTGAATAAGATGACCTATTATTTCACTATCAGAAGTTGAATTAAATATACTCCCTTCCAACTCCAATTCTCTTTTTAATATGTCTCCATTTATAATATTTCCATTATGACTTACTAAAAAATTCCCCCTATGGGATTTTATAAGAAAAGGTTGAGTATTTTCTATTCCACCTCCCCCTGAAGTAGAATATCTTACATGACCTATTCCCATATTTCCTTTTAATTTTTCTAAATTTTTCTTGGTAAATATCTCTGTTACTAATCCCTCTCCTCTAACTCTTTCAACTACATCTTTATTAAAAGTTCCTATTCCACATCCCTCTTGACCCCTGTGTTGAAGGCTATGAAGACCATAATATACTATTTTTGAAGCTTCCTTAATATTAAAAACTCCAAATACTCCACACTCCTCTTTTATTTTCCCATTTAAAAAATATTCTATTTCCCTTAGCATTTTTCCCCCACTAGTTCCACTCTTCTTAATACTTCTAAATATGTTTCTTCAACATTTCCTAAATCTCTTCTAAATCTATCCTTATCCATTTTATCCCCTGTTGATAAATCCCAAAGTCTACATGTATCTGGAGATATCTCATCTCCTAAAATTATTTCTCCAGAGTTATTTTTTCCAAATTCTATTTTAAAATCAATTAATTCTAAATTACACTTAGTAAAAAATTCCTTTAGTAAATTATTAATTTTTAAAGTTTCTTCATATATATAATCTAACTCATTCCTTGTAACAATTCCCAAAGCAATCCCATGAAAATCATTTATTAGCGGATCATTTAAACTGTCGCTTTTATAGCAAATTTCTATTATAGGACTATTAATAGAATATCCCTCTTCAAGTCCTAAAAGTTTACTTGCTGAACCTGCTATTTTATTTCTTACTATTACTTCTAAGGGAATTATTTCTAATTTATCACAATGATGTATTCTTTCATTTAAAGTTTCAATTAAATGGTTTTTAATTCCATTTTCTTTTAAATAACTATATAAAATACTTGTAATTTTACAGTTTACAATCCCCTTATTAACTATTGTTCCTTTTTTTACATTATTAAAAGCTGTCGCTGAATCCTTATAATAAATAATTACACTATTTTCATGCTCTCCCTTAAAAACTCTTTTAGCCTTTCCCTCATATAAAAAATCTTTTTCCAATAGTTCCATTTTTTTCTCCTTTTTTATTTTTTAAAAAATTCCACACCATTCTTAAATATATTTTGAATTTTATTTCCATAGATATTTTTTAATAATCCCTCTTCAAATCTCTCAGAATGACCCATTTTTCCAAAAATTTGTCCACATGGAGATGTTATGCCTTCTATTCCATATGAAGATCCATTTATATCTTCTCCTATATATTCCGTTACAATTTGCCCCTTATCCCAAAGCTTCTCATAAATTTCTTCATTAACTACAAATTTCCCCTCTCCATGGGACATGGGTATTATATGTTCCTCTCCTATATTAAAACCACTTAACCAAGGTGAACTATTATTTACAATTCTAGTTCTTCCCATTCTTGAAACATGTCTATTTATATCATTTTTAAATAGAGTTGGAGATATTTCATCTATTTCTCCTATTTTTCCATTGGGAAGGAGTCCCGATTTAATAAGTCCTTGAAATCCATTACATATTCCTAAAATAAGTCCCTCTTTTTCTAAAAATTTCTCCACAGATTTTTTTATACTTTCATTTTGTAAAACAACACTTATAAATTTCCCTGAACCGTCAGGTTCATCTCCTCCACTAAATCCTCCTGGAAACATTAAAATTTGACTTTCTTCTATTTTTTCCACTAATTTTTCCAGTGATTTTCTTATATTTATTTTATCTATATTATTAAAAATAAATATCTCTACCTCTCCTCCAGCATTTTCAAAGGCCTTTTTAGAATCATATTCACAATTTGTCCCAGGAAAAACAACTATTAAAACTTTGGGTTTTTCATAGGTAACTTTAGCTTTTCTTTTTTCTAAACTTCTATTTTCAACTATTTTATTTTGAGATTTTTTTATTTTTTTATTTGTATTTACATATATCCCCTCATATTTTTCCTCTAATATATTTTTTATATTTTCGTGGGTAAATTCCAACTCTCCAAAACATAAATTTTCCTTTGTTGTTTCTCCTAAAATTTCTCCTATATTTAATTTTTGTCTTGATTCAATTAAAAAACTTCCTGGTTTTAAATCTAGATAATCTTTTTTATTTTCCACTTTAAATCCTATACTATTTCCCAAAGCCATTTTGCAAAGTCCTTCAATAATTCCGCCACTTTTTATAACAAATGTTGATACTATATTTTTTCTCTTTATCTCTTCATGAATAACTTCATATATTTCTTTAATTTTTTCATAGTCAGGTAGTAAATTCTCACCTCTAGGTAAATCCACTAAATATATATAATTTCCCTCTTCTTTAAAATCACTAGAAACTATATTTTCACAATTTTCCGTTGTAACTCCAAAAGCTATTAGTGTAGGTGGAACATTTATATTTTCATAGGTCCCACTCATACTATCCTTTCCACCTATTGCAGGAACTGAAAATCCCAATTGCCCATTTAAACCACCTAAAACTGCTCCAATTACCTTTCCCCATTTCTCTTCTGAATCTCCTAATTTTTCAAAATACTCTTGGAAAGACATTCTTACTTTTTTATAATCTCCTCCTAGGGCAACTATTTTACTCAAGCTTTCAACGACAGCATATATTCCACCTAAAAATGTATTTTTCTCACTTATATAGGGATTAAATCCATAGGTTAAAATTGAAGCTGTATTTGTATAACCTTCCACAGGTAATTTTTGTACACTTCCTTCATTTTCACTCAATTGAAATTTCCCTCCATAGGGCATAAGTACTGTTCCTCTTCCCACAGTACTATCAAACATTTCCACCATTCCCCTTTGGGAACCTACATTTTCATCTCTTAAAATATTTTCTATCTCTCTTTTTGAAAGGGAATATTCTCTTTTAAATATATCCTTTGAAACATCACTTTTTATATTTCCACTACTTTGTCCTCTAACTCCATTTGTATCTAAAAAATCCCTATCTATTTCTACTATATTTTTTCCTTCATATTTAATAATTAATTTCTCTTCCTTAGTTACTTTAGCAACTAAACTTACCTCTAAATTCTCTTTTAAAGCTAACTTTTTAAACTCTTCATAATCTTTCTTATCTATAACCACTGCCATTCTCTCTTGAGATTCAGATATTGCCAATTCCACTCCATTTAATCCCTCATATTTTTTAGGAACTTTATCTAAATCAATCTCTATTCCCCTTGCTATTTCTCCTATGGCCACTGCAACTCCCCCAGCACCAAAATCATTGGATTTTTTTATAAGCTTACTTACCTTTTCATTTCTAAATAATCTTTGAATTTTTCTTTCAATAGGTGCATTTCCCCTTTGAACTTCAGAAGCAGACTCTACAAGAGAAGTTTTTTCATGCTTTTTAGATGACCCCGTAGCTCCTCCTATTCCATCTCTTCCTGTGGCTCCTCCTATTAAAAGAACTATATCCCCTTCTACTGGTGTTTCTCTTTTTATATTTTCTTTTTTTACAGCTCCCACCACTGCTCCTACTTCCATTCTTTTAGCTACATATCCCCTATGATATATCTCCCTTACAAATGTTGTTGCCATACCAATTTGATTCCCATAGGAGGAAAATCCTCTAGCAGCTCCTTTACTTATAATTCCTTGAGGAAGTTTATTTTCTAAAGTTTTTTCTATTTTTTCATTTATATCTCCAGCCCCTGTTATTCTCATTCCTTGGTATACATAAGCTCTTCCTGAAAGAGGGTCTCTAATAGCTCCTCCTATACATGTACTCGCACCACCAAAGGGCTCTATTTCCGTTGGATGATTATGAGTTTCATTTTTAAACATCAATAGCCATTTTTCTATTTTTCCATCCACATCCACATCTATTTCTACACTACAGGCATTTATCTCTTCTGATTCCTCTAAATCTTCCAATTTACCAATTGATTTTAAATACTTTCCTCCTATAGTTCCCATATCCATAAGGGTAACTGGCTTTTTATCTCTTTTTAATTTTTCTCTCAAGGTATAATAAACTTCTAACTCTTTTTCTATCTCTTTCTTTAATAACCCTTCTGTAATATTTATACTTTTAAGTTCACTCTCAAAGGTACTATGTCTACAATGGTCTGACCAATATGTATCTAAAACTCTAATTTCACACTCATTTGGTTTTCTTCCTATTTTAGAAAAATATTTTTCTATTTCTCTTAAATCTTCATCTTTTATAGAAAGTTTTTTCTCTTTTAAAACTTCTTCATAGGTTTTCATAGATTTAATAGTAAAATCTTCCCTATCTTCTAAAATATTTAAATTTTTTTCTCTACTTTCCAAAGGATTTATCAAATACTTTTTTATTTTTTCCAAATCCTTTACTTCCCCTTGAAAAATAAATAATTTTCCACTTTTTATTTTACTTTTTTCTCCCCCTTCAGAAAGTTGTAAACATTCTACTGCTGAATTTCCCCTTTGATCAAATTGACCAGGTAAAAATTCCATAGCAATATAATCATTGTTTATTTTTATATTTTCATAAAGATTATCCGTAACAATCTCTTTTAAAATTTTATTTTTTAAAATCTCTTCGTCCTTTTCATCTATTTCAAAGCAATCATAAATATTATAAATTTCTATATTTTCCAATTTATTTTCATAAAGATTTTCTTCCAATTCTTTTAAAAGATTTATCTCTTCAATTCTGAAATTTTCTTTCTTCCTTACAAAAAATCTTTTTTTCATTTATTCCTCCCAATATTTTTTTATTTCCTCTTCAATCTCCTCTAAAGAATTTCCTAAAATATTTATGTGCCCCATTTTTCTTCCATTTTTCCATGGAGTTTTTCCATATAGTTTAATTTTCCAATTTTCCTTATCTTTTAATTTTAAATATCGCTCCTTATCCTCTCCTAAAATATTTATCATTACAACTGGTGACAATAATTTAGGATTTTTTATATTTTCCCCCATAAGCCCCTTTAAAATTAAATCAAATTGAGAATAATCACAGGCATCTATGGAATAATGTATTGTGTTATGTGGTCTCGGTGCCATTTCATTAAAATATATTTCATCATTTTCATCTATAAAAAATTCTATTCCCAAAGGACCATAAAAATTTAACTCTTCAATTATTTTTCTCCCCATAGTTAAAACTTCTCTTTTTATCCCCTCTGAAACTCTTCCTGGAACTATACTTTTATATAAAATTCCATTTCTATGAAGATTTTCTCCTATGGGAAAAGTTACAATATCCCCATTAACTCCCCTTATTATCATCAATGAAACCTCTTTTTTTAAAGCTATTTTCTCTTCTAAAATAAACTCTCCATTTATTTCTAAAGTCTTCCCATCCATCTCTGTTTCTATTATTTTTTGTCCCTTTCCATCATATCCCCCTGTTAAACTTTTTAATATCCAAGGACCTTTTATCTCTTTCATCCCCTTTAAAAGTTCCTCCTTAGAAGTTATACTTTTAAATTGAGGAACTTTAATTCCTAATTCCTTCACTGCATTTTTTTCCCTTAATCTATTTTGACTAATATATAAAGGCCTATATCCTTGGGGAACATTGGCCCTATATTTTTCTAAAATTCCTATTGTATTTCTAGGAACATTTTCAAACTCATAGGTAATGACACTAGCTCTTTCTCCTAAATACTCCAAAGCAACTTCATTTTCATAATCTGTATTTAAATATATATTTGCAGAATTTTTACTACACCCATTAATGTCTGGGTCTAATACCAGTGTTTTATAATTTAATTTTTCCCCACTTTCACAGAGCATAAGGGCTAGTTGCCCTCCTCCTAAAATACCTACATATTTTTCCAACTTTCCACCCCATTATTTTCTAGTACATTCTCTTTTATTTCTTCCATATATCTTTTTAATTTTTCTCTTAAATTTAAGTTTTTAACTCCTAAAATTCTAATGGCCATAAGTCCACCATTTTTACTATTATTAATTGCCATTGTTGCCACAGGAACTCCTCCTGGCATTTGAACAATGGAAAGAAGAGAGTCTAGTCCCTCTAGACTTTTTCCCTTTACAGGAACTCCAATTACAGGAAGAGCTGTTAAACTTGCAACCATTCCAGGTAGATGAGCCGCTCCTCCCGCTCCTGCAATAACAATATCAAATCCATTTTTTTCTAAATTTTTACTAAATTCAACCATAAATTCAGGTGTCCTATGGGCAGATACTATTAAACATTCATAGTTAACATTAAACTCCCTTAGAATTTTTAAAGAATCTTCCATAATCGAAAAATCTGATTTACTTCCCATTATCACAGCAACTTTTTCCATCTCTCCTCCTAAATTTTAATAATAAAAAAACGCACACTGTCAAAGGGTACACTTTACACTTACACCTATGCCAGTCTGCGTTCTTTAATTTCATATTTTATTTTATCTATAGCAATATATACACTTAACCTTTTTTTCTTTTTTTTACATATGACTTTTCTCACCTTTTTTACCTCCCTTTATTTTTTCAATGATAAAAAAAAGGAAATCAAAATTTGATTTCCCATAAGTCATATGATTTCAAAAGGCAAAAAAACAATATAAAATCATATGCTTATAGTCCAGAGATTTACGGTCCCTAGGTAGAAACTTGCCAACCTTATTTCGGCTATTATATAAGCAATTATTTAATTCTATTTCTTTGCCTGCAATATATCATAATTTTTTTTAATATTCAAGATTTTTTTAAATAAATTGTAAAATCTCCATTAATATTGGAATTATAACTATAAAGATTACTGTACTTGAAACTAATAATGTTGTTGCATATTTTACATCTCCATGAGCTTCTGTAGCAAGAATTGGTAATACTGCTAACATTGGAACTCCAGATTGAACAATTAAAGTTCCTTTTAACATTGGCACCATATCAACACCAAATATTTTTTGAGAAACAACAACAACAACAATCATTATAATTGGTACAATTATAAATCTACCTATTAAGGCCATAACTACATCTCTTTCAAATCTAATACTTGTTAATCCTGCATCAGCAAGTCTTATTCCAACATATATTAAACTTAAAGGCACAGTCATTCCACCTAAATATTTTAAAATAGTTTCCACTGCATGAGGTACTGGAATTCCTGCAACTAAGAAAATAATACCAATTACAAGACCTATCATAGGAGCTGGAATTAATTTTTTCCAATTAAACTTATTTTCTCCATTTCCACCTTCTAATTTAGTTGGATCATCATTATTAATTAAATATACTCCAAATACCCAAGTTGAAAGTGTATTTGTAATATAACATATTAAGAAAAATGGCATACTAGCCGCACCAAAAATTGACATATTAAGTGGTAGCCCTATAGATACTACATTGGTATTTGCTATGGCATTCATAAAAATACCTCTACGTCCTGGTCTTATTTTTAAAAGTTTAACTAAAATATAACTTATTATATAAGCACAAACAACAGTAATAACAGGATATATTAAGTTATCAGATAAACTTAATAACTCCTCTCTTTTTAAATGCTTTAGAACTGATGAGAAAATTGCACATGGTAAAGCTACTTTAATAGCTATTTTTGATAATCCCTTCCCGAACTGATCATCAAACCAATCTTTTCTTTTTAAAACATACCCCAGTCCAATGATAAAGATAATAATAACAATACTACTTATAGCAGTTAAAAACATAAATGCCCTCCTAAGAAACTTTTATACAACTTTTATATATTTGTTGAATTATTTTTCTTAGAGTATATCACTTTTCCTTTTTAACCACACGTTAATATTTTGTTAAGATTTTCTTTGTTTTTATCTTTAACCACTCTCTTCCACTTTCACTAACCAAGTCCTTTAAAGTTCTATACACCTTTTTATGATAATCATTCAACCATTTTATTTCTTTTTCATTCATTATTTCTAATTCTAAAACATCTACATCCATCGGAAGTAGAGTAATATCCTTAAATTTAAAAAATTTCCCATACTCTGTAATTTTATCTACTGTTACCACCACAGTATTTTCAAGTCTTATTCCATGATAATTTTCTTTATAAATTCCAGGTTCAATAGTTACGCACATCCCCTCTTGGAATTTAACATCTCTATCTCTAAAATTAGGAGGTGTTTCATGGACATTTAATAAAAATCCTATTCCGTGCCCTGTTCCACATCTATAATCTAACCCCTCTGCCCATAAATATTGTCTAGCTAAAATATCTAAATCTGATCCTGTACAACCATCTTTAAATATAGCAGTGGATAAATTTATTACACTTTTTAAAACTAAAGTAAAATCATGTTTTTCTTCTAATGTCACTTCTCCTAAAGAATATGTTCTTGTGGTATCAGTTGTTCCTTCTAAATATTGTCCTCCACTATCATTTAATAGCAATGCTTTTTTATTTAAAAGAGATGAATTATTTTTCTTAGGGGAATAGTGCATCATAGCTGCATTTTTTCCATAGGCTACTATAGGATTAAAACTTTCTTCTATATAATTTTCTTGTAAACTTCTATAATATTTTAATTTTTCTACACAATCATATTCTGTAACTTTTTCATTTTTATTTAATTTACTTTCTAGCCAAGCATAAAATTCTACCTGGGCACAGGCATCTTTTAAATAAGCTTTCTCAATATTTTCAATTTCTACTTTATTTTTACACCCCTTCATAAGTGGAATTGGATTCTCTTTTAAAATAAGTTCTATATTTTTATTTTCTATCATTTTTTCATATAAATAATAATTTATCTCTTTTTTATCTAAAATTAATTTTAAATTTTTTAATTTTAAAATATAATTAAAAATTTCTTCATATTCAAAAACTTCTATTTGATTTTTATTTAAAATTTCTTCAACTTCTCTAGGTAATCTTTTTTTATCAGTAAAAAGTAAACTTTTATTTTTTAAAATTATTCCATAGGATGTAACCACTGGATTGTTTAAAATATCCTTAGCTCTTATATTAAATATCCAAGAAATATTATCTAGTCTTCCTAAAATAATTCCCTCTCCCCCAAAATTGTCTATTCTATCTCTTAATATTTCTATTTTTTCAAAAGGTGTTTTTCCACTATATTTTTCTTCTAAATAAAAGATCTCTTCATAATTTAATTGAGGTCTTGTTTTCCATATTTCATTTGGAAAATCTATATCTCCATTTATCTTTATATTCTTTTCTTTGAAATCGTTTTTTATATTTTCCATAGTTTCCAA contains these protein-coding regions:
- the purE gene encoding 5-(carboxyamino)imidazole ribonucleotide mutase; the protein is MEKVAVIMGSKSDFSIMEDSLKILREFNVNYECLIVSAHRTPEFMVEFSKNLEKNGFDIVIAGAGGAAHLPGMVASLTALPVIGVPVKGKSLEGLDSLLSIVQMPGGVPVATMAINNSKNGGLMAIRILGVKNLNLREKLKRYMEEIKENVLENNGVESWKNM
- the purN gene encoding phosphoribosylglycinamide formyltransferase; translation: MVDVAVFASGNGSNFQNLVEYKSEIYRVKILIVDRKNAYAIERGKKLGIETVYVNIKKFENKELYEKHILEILEKKEIKFIILGGYMKIISPVLLNKFRNKIINIHPSYLPNFPGKSAIEDVYKKGEKETGVTIHFVDEGIDTGKIIYQEKIKINIKWTLEELENEIHRVEHRIYPKVIEKIVGGEI
- the purF gene encoding amidophosphoribosyltransferase; amino-acid sequence: MLREIEYFLNGKIKEECGVFGVFNIKEASKIVYYGLHSLQHRGQEGCGIGTFNKDVVERVRGEGLVTEIFTKKNLEKLKGNMGIGHVRYSTSGGGGIENTQPFLIKSHRGNFLVSHNGNIINGDILKRELELEGSIFNSTSDSEIIGHLIQREEGIFIERVKKALNKLEGAFSIIILTEDTMYGIRDKNGLRPLSLGKLNGGFLLSSESSAFDIVGGKYLRFLEPGEILQIKKEEISSEKYRKDTQNKMCAMEYIYFSRPDSNINNLNVHSIRRKSGEILAQESFVEGDIVIGVPDSSLSSAMGYSDKSGITYEMGLIKNRYVGRTFIKPTQEERERGVRMKLSGLESIIRDKKVILVDDSIVRGTTSKYIVSILRECGAKEVHVRIGSAPITSPCFYGVDTSTRKELISNRLNEEELCEYIGADSLKFLSIEGMEKAFGKNLCLACFTGEYPTEVYGLLGGDNE
- the purM gene encoding phosphoribosylformylglycinamidine cyclo-ligase, which translates into the protein MSKKYMEAGVNLEAGYEGVKRIKKHVERTKIKGAMDSLGAFGGAFDLSILKYKEPILVSGTDGVGTKLKLGIELDIHHTLGQDLVAMCVNDILVQGAKPLFFLDYIAIGKNDPSKIEDLVRGVSDGCILGKCALIGGETAEMPGVYEENHYDLAGFAVGVVEKSKMITGEKIESGDIIIGIKSSGIHSNGYSLVRKIIKDNDLDLRKIYEGFNKELGEVLLKPTKIYTELVEKVLEKIEVRGMCHITGGGFYENVPRVLPKGLGAQFNYKDIEILEIFKFLKKYGNLQWDEMFNIFNMGIGFMIIVRKEDVKEVLNILNGEGSVIGEVVKGVGVEIKW
- a CDS encoding AEC family transporter — its product is MFLTAISSIVIIIFIIGLGYVLKRKDWFDDQFGKGLSKIAIKVALPCAIFSSVLKHLKREELLSLSDNLIYPVITVVCAYIISYILVKLLKIRPGRRGIFMNAIANTNVVSIGLPLNMSIFGAASMPFFLICYITNTLSTWVFGVYLINNDDPTKLEGGNGENKFNWKKLIPAPMIGLVIGIIFLVAGIPVPHAVETILKYLGGMTVPLSLIYVGIRLADAGLTSIRFERDVVMALIGRFIIVPIIMIVVVVVSQKIFGVDMVPMLKGTLIVQSGVPMLAVLPILATEAHGDVKYATTLLVSSTVIFIVIIPILMEILQFI
- the purC gene encoding phosphoribosylaminoimidazolesuccinocarboxamide synthase, which produces MEKDFLYEGKAKRVFKGEHENSVIIYYKDSATAFNNVKKGTIVNKGIVNCKITSILYSYLKENGIKNHLIETLNERIHHCDKLEIIPLEVIVRNKIAGSASKLLGLEEGYSINSPIIEICYKSDSLNDPLINDFHGIALGIVTRNELDYIYEETLKINNLLKEFFTKCNLELIDFKIEFGKNNSGEIILGDEISPDTCRLWDLSTGDKMDKDRFRRDLGNVEETYLEVLRRVELVGEKC
- a CDS encoding phosphoribosylformylglycinamidine synthase — translated: MKKRFFVRKKENFRIEEINLLKELEENLYENKLENIEIYNIYDCFEIDEKDEEILKNKILKEIVTDNLYENIKINNDYIAMEFLPGQFDQRGNSAVECLQLSEGGEKSKIKSGKLFIFQGEVKDLEKIKKYLINPLESREKNLNILEDREDFTIKSMKTYEEVLKEKKLSIKDEDLREIEKYFSKIGRKPNECEIRVLDTYWSDHCRHSTFESELKSINITEGLLKKEIEKELEVYYTLREKLKRDKKPVTLMDMGTIGGKYLKSIGKLEDLEESEEINACSVEIDVDVDGKIEKWLLMFKNETHNHPTEIEPFGGASTCIGGAIRDPLSGRAYVYQGMRITGAGDINEKIEKTLENKLPQGIISKGAARGFSSYGNQIGMATTFVREIYHRGYVAKRMEVGAVVGAVKKENIKRETPVEGDIVLLIGGATGRDGIGGATGSSKKHEKTSLVESASEVQRGNAPIERKIQRLFRNEKVSKLIKKSNDFGAGGVAVAIGEIARGIEIDLDKVPKKYEGLNGVELAISESQERMAVVIDKKDYEEFKKLALKENLEVSLVAKVTKEEKLIIKYEGKNIVEIDRDFLDTNGVRGQSSGNIKSDVSKDIFKREYSLSKREIENILRDENVGSQRGMVEMFDSTVGRGTVLMPYGGKFQLSENEGSVQKLPVEGYTNTASILTYGFNPYISEKNTFLGGIYAVVESLSKIVALGGDYKKVRMSFQEYFEKLGDSEEKWGKVIGAVLGGLNGQLGFSVPAIGGKDSMSGTYENINVPPTLIAFGVTTENCENIVSSDFKEEGNYIYLVDLPRGENLLPDYEKIKEIYEVIHEEIKRKNIVSTFVIKSGGIIEGLCKMALGNSIGFKVENKKDYLDLKPGSFLIESRQKLNIGEILGETTKENLCFGELEFTHENIKNILEEKYEGIYVNTNKKIKKSQNKIVENRSLEKRKAKVTYEKPKVLIVVFPGTNCEYDSKKAFENAGGEVEIFIFNNIDKINIRKSLEKLVEKIEESQILMFPGGFSGGDEPDGSGKFISVVLQNESIKKSVEKFLEKEGLILGICNGFQGLIKSGLLPNGKIGEIDEISPTLFKNDINRHVSRMGRTRIVNNSSPWLSGFNIGEEHIIPMSHGEGKFVVNEEIYEKLWDKGQIVTEYIGEDINGSSYGIEGITSPCGQIFGKMGHSERFEEGLLKNIYGNKIQNIFKNGVEFFKK
- the purK gene encoding 5-(carboxyamino)imidazole ribonucleotide synthase encodes the protein MEKYVGILGGGQLALMLCESGEKLNYKTLVLDPDINGCSKNSANIYLNTDYENEVALEYLGERASVITYEFENVPRNTIGILEKYRANVPQGYRPLYISQNRLREKNAVKELGIKVPQFKSITSKEELLKGMKEIKGPWILKSLTGGYDGKGQKIIETEMDGKTLEINGEFILEEKIALKKEVSLMIIRGVNGDIVTFPIGENLHRNGILYKSIVPGRVSEGIKREVLTMGRKIIEELNFYGPLGIEFFIDENDEIYFNEMAPRPHNTIHYSIDACDYSQFDLILKGLMGENIKNPKLLSPVVMINILGEDKERYLKLKDKENWKIKLYGKTPWKNGRKMGHINILGNSLEEIEEEIKKYWEE